One Leptolyngbya sp. 'hensonii' genomic region harbors:
- a CDS encoding YdcF family protein has product MNLGLLQKVPDLPEDYLKPGEKRNLYISMEALIGLVLLWIGWLLSPRKWRQRLQVPFIIIALVWVLASPVGLTITLWGLTAPLPGDPGEPVDAIVLLGRGDPTRDYRAAAAQSLWQARRASRIFASGMLDARMLVQTLEEIGIPGSSLAGEECSQSTEENAAFTNAVLRPQGIQRILLVTDGPHMLRSFHIFRSFGFQVIPHPLALPAQLSYPARWGVVLRESLALIKSFFSGQFKLQPLEHLQTSPEVTQKIQAWGCLVKGKGS; this is encoded by the coding sequence ATGAATTTAGGTCTTCTTCAAAAAGTTCCCGATCTTCCTGAAGATTACTTAAAGCCTGGGGAAAAGCGCAATCTTTACATTTCTATGGAAGCTCTGATTGGATTGGTCCTGCTCTGGATCGGATGGCTCCTCAGCCCCCGGAAATGGCGACAGCGGCTGCAGGTTCCGTTTATCATTATTGCTCTGGTATGGGTTCTGGCGTCTCCGGTGGGCCTGACAATCACCCTCTGGGGGCTAACAGCGCCCCTGCCAGGAGACCCAGGAGAACCCGTAGACGCGATCGTCCTCCTGGGTCGGGGGGATCCAACCCGTGATTACCGTGCCGCTGCAGCCCAGAGCCTGTGGCAGGCCAGACGTGCATCCCGAATTTTCGCCAGTGGAATGCTTGATGCCCGGATGCTTGTTCAAACCCTTGAGGAAATTGGCATCCCCGGATCCAGTCTGGCGGGGGAAGAGTGTTCCCAATCGACCGAAGAGAATGCTGCTTTTACCAATGCTGTCCTGCGCCCCCAGGGTATCCAGAGGATTTTGCTGGTCACCGATGGCCCCCACATGCTGCGATCGTTCCACATTTTTCGCAGTTTTGGCTTTCAGGTCATCCCGCATCCCCTGGCTCTGCCTGCCCAACTGTCTTATCCAGCGCGCTGGGGTGTTGTCCTGCGGGAATCCCTGGCCTTAATCAAGTCCTTTTTCTCAGGACAGTTTAAACTGCAACCCTTGGAGCATTTGCAAACTTCGCCAGAAGTAACCCAGAAGATTCAGGCTTGGGGTTGTCTGGTCAAGGGGAAAGGATCATAG